The following are encoded in a window of Gammaproteobacteria bacterium genomic DNA:
- a CDS encoding BON domain-containing protein, producing MKTSKTPSLRTLFMMAGMGAALAAGMPALASDDPAPKAHSDSVGDAISDTAVTAKVKAKFVGVDSLKGSDISVTTTNGMVTLTGTAGSSSAKSEAERLAKQVKGVKDVDNELKTPSSSKTSAELKGAANSTKQGVSDTWITTKAKAAITADSVAKGFDVHVETTNGVVVLSGQLANKDAIAHVKDIVEKIDGVKSVDTSGLEVAPGK from the coding sequence ATGAAAACATCCAAAACCCCTTCCCTCCGCACCCTATTCATGATGGCCGGCATGGGCGCCGCGCTCGCCGCCGGGATGCCGGCCCTGGCATCCGACGACCCGGCACCCAAGGCCCACAGCGACAGCGTGGGCGACGCCATCAGTGACACCGCCGTCACCGCTAAGGTGAAGGCCAAGTTCGTGGGTGTGGACAGCCTCAAGGGCTCCGACATCAGCGTGACCACCACCAACGGCATGGTCACCCTCACCGGCACCGCCGGCAGCTCCAGCGCCAAGTCCGAGGCGGAACGCCTGGCCAAGCAGGTGAAGGGCGTGAAGGACGTGGACAACGAGCTCAAGACCCCTTCCAGCAGCAAGACCAGCGCCGAGCTGAAGGGTGCCGCGAACAGCACCAAGCAGGGCGTCTCCGACACCTGGATCACCACCAAGGCGAAGGCGGCGATCACCGCTGACAGCGTGGCCAAGGGCTTCGACGTGCACGTGGAGACCACCAACGGCGTGGTGGTACTGAGCGGTCAGCTCGCCAACAAGGATGCCATCGCGCACGTGAAGGATATCGTCGAGAAGATCGACGGCGTGAAGAGCGTGGACACCAGCGGCCTCGAGGTCGCCCCGGGCAAGTGA
- a CDS encoding YciI family protein: protein MKYLCLAYGDEKDWKKLPKREQDELLAQDTKIRERGALMGAVESDVTTVRAWEGVPRVADGPQGRLEVPLAGFSIIEADDVEEVVRLVADTPCARAHGAIEIRPIMMLNRD from the coding sequence GTGAAATACCTATGCCTGGCCTATGGTGACGAGAAGGACTGGAAGAAGCTTCCGAAACGGGAACAGGATGAGCTCCTGGCCCAAGACACGAAGATCCGCGAGCGCGGCGCGCTCATGGGCGCCGTGGAGAGCGATGTCACCACCGTACGCGCTTGGGAAGGCGTGCCCCGGGTGGCTGACGGGCCGCAGGGACGGCTCGAGGTGCCGCTCGCGGGTTTCAGCATCATCGAGGCGGACGATGTGGAAGAGGTGGTGCGGCTGGTGGCGGACACGCCCTGCGCCCGCGCCCATGGCGCCATCGAGATCCGGCCGATCATGATGCTGAACCGGGACTGA
- a CDS encoding aldehyde-activating protein, with amino-acid sequence MGQASSLSGGCHCSNLRLEISLSRAPESYQPRACDCEFCARHAAAYISDAQGSLAIHVKDAGRLARYRQGSGQAEFLLCSDCGVLAAVIHESEGRRYGAVNAHAFGGGESFGTPQPASPKTLSSAQKIARWQEVWFPDVELRLSVP; translated from the coding sequence ATGGGGCAGGCTTCTAGCCTCAGCGGCGGCTGCCACTGCAGCAACCTGAGGCTCGAGATCTCACTGAGCCGTGCGCCGGAGTCGTATCAGCCGCGCGCCTGCGACTGCGAGTTCTGCGCCCGTCACGCCGCGGCGTATATCTCCGATGCCCAGGGTTCCCTCGCCATCCACGTCAAGGATGCGGGCCGGCTCGCGCGCTATCGCCAGGGCAGCGGACAGGCGGAGTTCCTGCTCTGTTCCGATTGCGGCGTGCTGGCGGCGGTGATCCATGAGAGTGAGGGCCGTCGCTATGGCGCCGTGAACGCCCACGCCTTCGGTGGCGGCGAGTCTTTCGGCACGCCGCAACCCGCGTCCCCCAAGACCCTCTCGTCCGCGCAGAAGATCGCCCGCTGGCAGGAAGTCTGGTTCCCCGATGTGGAGCTGCGTTTAAGCGTCCCCTGA